One Spinacia oleracea cultivar Varoflay chromosome 4, BTI_SOV_V1, whole genome shotgun sequence DNA segment encodes these proteins:
- the LOC110778616 gene encoding uncharacterized protein, with translation MTGEETPPPTPRKIQPDSPFFLGSQDRPGDFITPNRLRNDNYDDWAVDIQAALEARRKFEFLDGTITGPTPPCTQSDWTIINAMLVSWITNTIHPEVKSNISKFRDAKRLWDHLKQHFAQTNGPRIQQLKSSIAKCEQTKTIVHEARQEQSKLHQFLMGLYSDYYATLRTNILSQDPLPMLDRAYQLVTQDEQVRKAKQESEEKPIEALGFHVRTGAGRGRGRTERPVCSHCNKPGHEAANCWYDLVCSHCKKNGHEASHCYELVGYPEHWQDYRTNGGAGRGGRGTSAGRGRGALANAATGSNNLVTGVVANAVTSNNKSVADSANVGNSSNQLFTSEQWKALAGLFGNSAIPENRLNGKFDNNAWIIDTGATHHIMGKKSLLFDTQQVEYPVGLPNGEFVIATLEGSVCLSDTITLKHVLYAPHFSCNLLSVSQLNDDLQSIVQFDSYMCAIQDPTKELIGTGVRRDGLYYFKEPDSVQHVTVTEATSNLEL, from the exons ATGACTGGCGAAGAAACGCCTCCACCAACAccaagaaaaattcagccagaCTCGCCATTTTTTCTTGGCTCGCAAGACCGTCCCGGAGATTTTATAACACCAAACCGCCTTCGTAATGACAATTACGATGACTGGGCTGTTGATATACAGGCGGCACTTGAAGCACGCCGCAAATTTGAGTTTCTTGACGGCACAATTACCGGGCCAACACCCCCTTGTACTCAGTCCGATTGGACTATCATCAACGCAATGCTTGTTTCATGGATCACAAACACCATTCATCCAGAGGTAAAATCTAATATCTCTAAATTTCGTGATGCTAAACGATTGTGGGACCACCTTAAGCAACATTTTGCCCAAACTAATGGCCCAAGAATACAACAATTGAAATCTTCTATTGCCAAATGTGAACAAACCAAGACCAT TGTACACGAAGCTAGGCAAGAGCAATCAAAGCTTCATCAATTTTTAATGGGATTATATTCTGATTATTATGCTACTCTACGCACTAACATTCTTTCACAAGACCCATTGCCTATGCTTGACCGTGCTTACCAACTAGTGACTCAAGATGAACAAGTTCGCAAAGCTAAGCAGGAGTCCGAAGAAAAGCCAATAGAGGCTCTTGGCTTTCACGTTCGTACAGGTGCCGGACGAGGGCGTGGGAGAACAGAACGACCTGTTTGTTCTCACTGCAACAAACCGGGTCATGAAGCTGCAAATTGTTGGTATGATTTGGTGTGTAGCCATTGCAAGAAAAACGGGCACGAGGCTAGCCATTGCTATGAGCTTGTGGGCTACCCTGAACACTGGCAAGATTATCGCACTAATGGAGGTGCTGGTCGGGGAGGCAGAGGAACCTCGGCTGGTCGGGGTCGGGGTGCACTTGCTAACGCTGCAACTGGCAGCAACAATCTCGTGACAGGGGTTGTGGCTAATGCCGTAACTAGCAACAACAAATCAGTAGCTGACTCGGCCAATGTGGGAAATTCTTCTAATCAATTATTTACAAGTGAACAATGGAAAGCTCTCGCGGGGCTATTTGGTAATTCCGCAATTCCAGAAAATCGATTAAATGGTAAGTTTGATAATAATGCTTGGATTATTGACACAGGAGCTACACATCACATTATGGGTAAGAAATCGTTGTTATTTGATACCCAACAAGTCGAGTACCCAGTCGGCCTTCCTAATGGTGAATTTGTCATTGCTACTTTAGAGGGATCTGTTTGCTTATCGGACACAATCACTCTAAAACACGTTCTTTATGCTCCACATTTTAGTTGCAATTTACTTTCTGTTTCACAACTCAATGACGATTTACAATCTATTGTCCAGTTTGATTCTTATATGTGTGCAATACAGGACCCAACGAAGGAGCTAATTGGAACGGGAGTTAGGAGAGACGGACTTTACTACTTCAAAGAACCTGATTCGGTGCAACATGTAACCGTGACCGAGGCAACATCAAATTTAGAGTTGTAG